The window TAGAGCGCGACGAAGAGCCGTCCCTCCGGCGCCACCCGGTTCGCCGCGTGTCCCAACGCGTCCCACATCCGCCCCGTGTGGTGCAGCACGCCCCAGGAGTAGACAACGTCGAAGGTCCCCAATTCGTCCATGAATTTTTCGTCCAACACCGACCCCGGCCCGTTGGTCCAGAGCGGGTCGCCGGGGGCGAATCGGTTTTTGAGCCACTCGGCGCAGGCCACCGATTGGGGGTCGTAGTCAAAAGCCGTCACCCGCGCGCCCAACCGCCGCGCCGCGAGGGCGTGGATGCCGCTGCCGCACCCCGCGTCGAGGAAACGCCGCCCCGCCCAGCCGTCGGGCCCCAGGGCGTCGGTCAACGCCTGTCGCGCCGCGGCGATTTTGTCCTCGTCAACGGATTGCAGGTAGCTCCACCAGTTGTCCCCGAACGGGAACCGCGGCGGGGCGGCGGGCGACGTCACGGCGCGGGGGTCCGATCGAATGAAAAAGTCATGTCGGTGACAAATTAGCGAATCCGCGCCGATGGGGCAATGGGACCGTCGCCCCGGCGACGGGGGACGCGCGGAGAAATATAA of the Elusimicrobiota bacterium genome contains:
- a CDS encoding class I SAM-dependent methyltransferase → MTSPAAPPRFPFGDNWWSYLQSVDEDKIAAARQALTDALGPDGWAGRRFLDAGCGSGIHALAARRLGARVTAFDYDPQSVACAEWLKNRFAPGDPLWTNGPGSVLDEKFMDELGTFDVVYSWGVLHHTGRMWDALGHAANRVAPEGRLFVALYNDQGILSRAWRAVKRTYVSGRAGRWAVKAVFVPALALRAVAAGVLKHGGPLGQFRSYRHNRGMSLYHDWIDWLGGYPFEVATPEAVTAFLSARGFRLTKLIPTRSFGCNQFVFERGAA